cgccccctcggccACACCCCAGGCCAAGCTCCGCCCCCTAAATaagcccctcccaccccagcactggCCCTGCCCACCCCGCAGCCCCAATGGGGGACCCAGAccatcccctgccccccaaaaaaagggacccaggcatccgggtcACCCAGTCCCTGCTCAGGGAGGGGACCCagaccttcccctgcccccccaaaaaagggacccaggcatccggtcacccagtccctgctcagggaggggacccaggcatcggggggtggggagtggggggcgGGCAGAACCTTTCTGACCCCCCCCCGTGGCCGCTCTGTCCCCAGTTCTGGGAGGTGATCAGCGACGAGCACGGCATCGACCCCACCGGCACCTACCACGGCGACAGCGACCTCCAGCTCGACCGCATCAGTGTCTACTACAACGAGGCCACCGGTACGGTGTCACCCTGTCACCCCCAtgctgtccccatcacccccccccccccccccccccccccccgccacatcCCCCCTGAGACCCAACACGCTCAGCTCACCCATTCCCCACCCTCCTCGGGTtctgggggggtttctgggggttttgggggtggggtggcggTGTCACCATCACCCCCCTGGTGACACGGTGATGTCCCCAGGGGGTAAGTATGTGCCAAGAGCCATCTTGGTGGACCTGGAGCCGGGCACCATGGACTCCGTGCGCTCAGGACCCTTCGGGCAGATCTTCCGGCCGGACAACTTTGTTTTTGGTGAGTCCCCGTGTCACCCACTCTCCCATGGGGTCCCCTgtatcccccccccgccacgtcctCCTGGGTGACCTGGGGGCACCCATCCTGGCAGGGtggcatttctcttcctttggTGGCTGTGAGGCTCCTTGTGGTGGCCCTTAGGTGACAATCACCATGGAGTGGGAGAGTtggtccccactgtccccagcgtAGCGGCCCGTGGGCTCCTGGTGGTTGCTCATGGATGCCCTTCCCGGTGGAGTGACACATCCCTTGCATCCCAGAGCTGCCCCTGCTTTGCTTCTCGGAGGGTTTTCTGGGGTCCCCAAGTCAGGGTTATGAGGGTCCCCTGGGAGATGGGCGTCTCTGAGGAGCTCAGGGTGCCCATGGGTGGCATGGAGATACCTAAGGAGAACGGTGGAGGTCCATGAGGAGCTTAAGGTACCCAGGTGTGGGCTAGAGGTCCCCAAGAAGGGTAACAAAAGGTCCCCGCGGTGCTTGGGGTCTCCAAGGAGCTTAAGGTTTTGAAGGGTCAGCTGGAGATCCCCAAGTAGAGGGATGGTGGTCCCCAAGGAGCTCAGCTGCAGACTGGAGGTCCCCAGGGGTTGGACAGAGGTCTCTGGGTGCTCAAGGGTGGTGTGGAGTGATGGAGGTCCCCAAGGTCCTCGAGAGTGGGCTGGATATAGGCAGGAAGAGCAATGAGGGTCCCCAAGGCacttggtgtccccaagggtttGCTAGATGTCCCCAAAGACAGTGATGGGTGTCCCCAAGGAGCATGAAGTCCCCACGCATGGGCTAGGGCTCCCCAAGGGAGGGCTGGAAGTCACCATGGAGGGTAATGAAGGTCCCCAAGGAGCTCAGGGTCCCCAGGTTGGGATGGACGTCCCCAGGGAGGCTGATGGAGGTCCCCAAGGAGCTCAAGGGTGAACTGGAGATAGGTGAGAAGAGCCATGAAGGTCCCCAAGGGCTGGCTAGGTGTCTTCAAAGACAGTGATGGATGTCCCCAAGGAGCATAAAGTCCCCACGCatgggctgggggtccccagggagagCGATGGAGATCTCCAAGGACCATAAAGTCCCCAAGGGTGGGCTGGAAGTCACCATGGAGGATGACAGAAGTCCCCAAGGAGCTCAGGGTCCCCAGGGTTGGGATAGACGTTCCCAAGGAGGTTGATGGAGGACCTCAAGGGTGGGATCAAGGTCCTTGAGGTGATCAAGGTTGGTTTGGAGGTCCCCAGAGGTGGGATGGAGGTCTCCAGGGTACTCCAGGTTGGCCTGAAAGCCCCCAAAGTGAGCAGCCAAAGTCCCCAAAGACTTCAGTTTCCCTTGGGGAGCCCCTCTGTgatgtccccaccgtgtccccacccCAGGCCAGAGCGGCGCAGGCAACAACTGGGCCAAGGGCCACTACACGGAGGGGGCCGAACTGGTGGACTCGGTCCTGGACGTGGTGAGGAAGGAAGCGGAGAGCTGCGACTGCCTGCAGGGCTTCCAGTTGACCCACTCGCTGGGCGGTGGCACCGGTTCCGGCATGGGGACCCTCCTCATCTCCAAGATCCGTGAGGAATATCCCGACCGCATCATGAACACCTTCAGCGTTGTCCCGTCCCCCAAGGTGTCCGACACGGTGGTGGAACCCTACAACGCCACCTTGTCTGTCCACCAGCTGGTGGAGAACACGGACGAGACCTACTGCATCGACAACGAGGCCCTCTACGACATCTGCTTCCGCACCCTGAAGCTGACCACGCCCACCTACGGTGACCTCAACCACCTCGTCTCGGCCACCATGAGCGGCGTCACCACCTGCCTGCGTTTCCCCGGTCAACTCAACGCCGATCTCCGCAAGTTGGCCGTCAACATGGTGCCCTTCCCACGCCTCCACTTCTTCATGCCCGGCTTCGCCCCCTTGACGTCACGCGGCAGCCAGCAGTACCGCGCCCTCACCGTCCCCGAGCTCACCCAGCAGGTCTTCGACGCCAAAAACATGATGGCCGCCTGCGACCCCCGTCACGGCCGTTACCTCACGGTGGCCGCCGTCTTCCGAGGCCGCATGTCCATGAAGGAGGTGGACGAGCAGATGCTCAACGTGCAGAACAAGAACAGCTCGTACTTCGTGGAGTGGATCCCCAACAACGTCAAGACGGCCGTGTGCGACATCCCGCCGCGGGGTCTCAAGATGGCCGTCACCTTCATCGGCAACAGCACGGCCATCCAGGAGCTCTTCAAGAGGATCTCGGAGCAGTTCACGGCCATGTTCCGGCGCAAAGCCTTCCTCCACTGGTACACGGGCGAGGGCATGGACGAGATGGAGTTCACCGAGGCCGAGAGCAACATGAACGACCTCGTC
This genomic interval from Larus michahellis chromosome 29, bLarMic1.1, whole genome shotgun sequence contains the following:
- the LOC141735185 gene encoding tubulin beta chain; protein product: MREIVHIQAGQCGNQIGAKFWEVISDEHGIDPTGTYHGDSDLQLDRISVYYNEATGGKYVPRAILVDLEPGTMDSVRSGPFGQIFRPDNFVFGQSGAGNNWAKGHYTEGAELVDSVLDVVRKEAESCDCLQGFQLTHSLGGGTGSGMGTLLISKIREEYPDRIMNTFSVVPSPKVSDTVVEPYNATLSVHQLVENTDETYCIDNEALYDICFRTLKLTTPTYGDLNHLVSATMSGVTTCLRFPGQLNADLRKLAVNMVPFPRLHFFMPGFAPLTSRGSQQYRALTVPELTQQVFDAKNMMAACDPRHGRYLTVAAVFRGRMSMKEVDEQMLNVQNKNSSYFVEWIPNNVKTAVCDIPPRGLKMAVTFIGNSTAIQELFKRISEQFTAMFRRKAFLHWYTGEGMDEMEFTEAESNMNDLVSEYQQYQDATAEEEEDFGEEAEEEA